The genomic DNA TCGGTCAACGGTAGCGCAGTTCGCACCTCCGCAACCACGCGTCCCATCATCTCGTTTTTCAGCTGATCCGCCGAATATCGGATCTCGTTCAGGTAGCCCAACCGACCGCGGCCAGCGACCACCTTCAAAAAGCGAAGCAACACGGGATGCACCTTGTCACCAAGCAGGCTGTCCAAGATCCGCGACTTCTCTTCTTGGCTAACCCGTGGCGAGGCGAAAACCGAGGCCAGCGTCGGATGCTGCGACAGAACATCGTCGACCAATTGGCCCAACTGCTCGATCGCGTCATCCGTCACGCCTTCTTTCATGGCCGCGCCGATTAACGCTTGAGCATAGACACGCCCAAGTTGCAAAGCTCCGGTGTCCAGCACCGTATCATGCTTGGCAGATTCGTTCATCGTTTCGCATCAATCCCGAAAGTTATGGTGACTTGTATCAGTGACGCCGCCGGATCGACGAAATCCGGCCGACGTTTCGGTGAGACCCAAAACGGATTGTTCTGAGTCTGCAATTTAACCTAATTCTCGATCGACAAGCGATCAGTTTTTGCTGGGCATATTGTCCAGCGACTTGCGAATCAAATCGGCGTGATCGCTTTCGTTCAACTCACGTCCAACCACTTGGCGGGCCAACTGCAGAGCAATCGCCGACGAGTGACTTGCCAATTCGCCGATCGCGACGGTCTTGGCGGATTGAATTTCAGCAACCGCACGATCGCGTTGGCGATCCGCTTCGGCTTTCGCTTCGTCGATGATGCCTTGCTTGGATTGCTCCGCATCGCGACGTGCTTCGGCCAACATCGATTGCACCTGAGTCTGCGCGTCGTCCAATTTCGTTTGATATTCGGACAACATCGCATTGGCGGTCGAACGAGCGCGTTCGGCGTCGGTCAGGTCGTCGTGAATCTTGGCTTCGCGAGCTTGCAGACCTTCGAGAATCGGAGGCCAGATAAACTTCGCCAACACCAAAAACACAACAGCAAAGATCGCCAAGTTCCAGAGCGCGGCCCCCGGATCGGCTTTCAACAAAAACGGCGTTTCCGCGTGTCCTTGTTCGTGACCGTCCGTTTCGTGATCCGACGCTGCTTCAGCCTTTGCCGCATGGTCGTCCGCCGCCTGGCAGGCAGCGGGCGCGACGATTGCCATCGCCAACGTTAGCCATAGTGCCGTCAGGCAACTCGAGCGAATTAACTTCATGAACATTCACCTTGGTGGGGAACCCTAGTTCAAGCGCGCGCCGCGAGGAATCACGATCGCACGCACAAAAAAGTTCGCCGAACTAATTGAGAATGTACTCAAGAATCAACGCGATCACGGTCACACCTTCGATCAGAGCACAAGCGATCAGCATGTTTGTACCGATCCGTCCGCCCGCTTCGGGTTGACGTGCGATCGCGTCGACAGCGTTGCCGCCGATGCGTCCGATGCCAAGGCTAGCGCCCAGGATCACAAGGCCCATGCCCAATCCAGCGCCCATCTTGCCCAATTCTGACGATTGTGCCAGCAACATCATGAAGTCCAACATCTTTGGATTACTCCTAACAATTCGTTAAGTGGAAACAGTTTCGTAATGCGAAATGCAATGGATGCCCTAAGCCGTCACTGGCCGAAGGTCTTGAGGTCGAATCATCTTATCTACATCCATCTGCGATTCGTCGCTCAGCGGATTCTCTTCGTGCTCCTCGTCGTGTTCGCCGACCGCACCAGCGGAGATGAACAAGACGGTCAAGAACGTGAAGATAAACGCCTGCAACGCACAGATGAATAATTCCAGCAACGTCAGCACCACACCGCCAAACAAGACGGCCAAGCCGACGCCATATCCCATCACCGCTCCGTTTGCAGCGGCGTCAAAGATCAAAGCAATAAACGCGGCGATCACCAAGTGACCTGCCATCATCGTCCCGAAAAGACGCATGGCAAGGACGGTGCACTTGATCATCAGCCCCATCCATTCGAGCACGAACATCATCAAGCCCATGCCGATCATCGGACTCTTCCAGTCCCAACCGACGGGGTTGAAGTGAGCCAGAAAGTGGACGACGCCCTGCTCGCGGATACCGATCACGATGATCGCGATAAACGATGCCATCGCAAGCACCAGGTTCAACCCCAAGTTACTGGTCGCCGTGCCGCCCCAATGTTCCCAACCGGGATCATTGGTCAACAATCGCAGGATCGGCCCAAATGGGATCAGCCCAAGGATGTTGGCAAACAGAATGAAGAAGAAGATCGTCCAGACATAGTAGATGTATTTGTCGGTCAGTCCCTTCAGGTTGGGACGGGCGACCTCATCGCGGATGAACGTGCACAGCAATTCAAACAGCTGAGCACCGCGACCGCGGGTCTGATATTTCGTCAATCCTGGTCCGACGGGGCGAACGCGTCGCGACACCCATGCGAACACCAAGATCACCAGCACAGCCGCGACGAGCGTCATCACCATATGATTGGTAATGTAAAACTCGTAGACGCCGTTCTGGATATTCAACCAGCGATTGTCGTAATCGGGGCCACCCACCTGCCACGTAAACAGCGGCTCGGAGTGCAGCGTGTGAGGGACGACATGATCAACAGGGCCGTGCCCCGCTGCGAGCATTGAAATATTTAGCATGATTGTGCCTCCTGTGTCGACGAGGTCGGGGACATCTGACGTACCAGCCAAACGACCTCTACGACCAAGAAGGTCAAGTACCAGTAAAGGATCCATCCGCCGACAACTTGCCGTTGGCCAAGCCCCGCGGAAACAAAAACAATCGCTCCGGCCATCGCCATCGCAACGCGAACCAACATTCCGGCGATGGCCCCCGCAACGATTCCATCAACGCTTGCCCGCGACATCGTCAGCGTGACAAACAGCGAGGCGATCGCGCCGGTAAAGCAGACCAATCCGCACGCGACGACAAGCGCCAGCGGCTGTTCGGTCAAGCGAGCCAAGATCACCGACGCGGCAAACGCGATCATGCCAGCACCGACCATGACTGGAATCCCAGTCCTCGCGGCGATCGGTTGGCGTGATGAGTACGTCATGTACGGGTCGTGATTCTTACGTTAGCCGACAGGGCTGATTTCCAAATCTTTCCAAACGCAATTCTATTGATTCAGCTTGTTCGCCAATCGGATGAAGTTGTACATCCCCGCGGAAAACCCGAGAATGCCCCCTATCAAAAAACCCCAAGGAGTTTGCCACATAAAATGGCTATCAATGAGGTAACCAATTGTCGCTGGAACGAACATCGCGCCGGCCAATTCGAGCCCCGCTCCTGCAAATCTCAAGTAGCTCGGCTTGTCATCGTCGGAGCCTGCCAATGTTTGCACCTCGGAGTGCCCAGCGGCACGATGTGATCCATTATTGATCAATGTGGGGCGAGTTTAGCCTGAAAATGATATCGCTCAACAGCAAGCGACCAAACGCCGCACCAAGCCTATCGCGAGGTCGAGTTTAGCGATTGCGCCAGATTGCCCACTTGGAGCGGAAAAAGGGAATGACTTTTTTCGGCACGCTATTCACCCTTTCAAAGCCAATTCGACGCAATAATGGCTATCACGCCCACATTGCCAATGTTCTGCGGAAACTCGAAAAGCTAGCCCCTAGAACAGGCTCGATTCCCTTGCAATAATGGTAGCGGGCCCCAACGTCCCCTTCACCACGTGACTCCAGACCGCACTCG from Rosistilla oblonga includes the following:
- the atpE gene encoding ATP synthase F0 subunit C, with the translated sequence MLDFMMLLAQSSELGKMGAGLGMGLVILGASLGIGRIGGNAVDAIARQPEAGGRIGTNMLIACALIEGVTVIALILEYILN
- the atpB gene encoding F0F1 ATP synthase subunit A, producing MLNISMLAAGHGPVDHVVPHTLHSEPLFTWQVGGPDYDNRWLNIQNGVYEFYITNHMVMTLVAAVLVILVFAWVSRRVRPVGPGLTKYQTRGRGAQLFELLCTFIRDEVARPNLKGLTDKYIYYVWTIFFFILFANILGLIPFGPILRLLTNDPGWEHWGGTATSNLGLNLVLAMASFIAIIVIGIREQGVVHFLAHFNPVGWDWKSPMIGMGLMMFVLEWMGLMIKCTVLAMRLFGTMMAGHLVIAAFIALIFDAAANGAVMGYGVGLAVLFGGVVLTLLELFICALQAFIFTFLTVLFISAGAVGEHDEEHEENPLSDESQMDVDKMIRPQDLRPVTA
- a CDS encoding F0F1 ATP synthase subunit delta produces the protein MNESAKHDTVLDTGALQLGRVYAQALIGAAMKEGVTDDAIEQLGQLVDDVLSQHPTLASVFASPRVSQEEKSRILDSLLGDKVHPVLLRFLKVVAGRGRLGYLNEIRYSADQLKNEMMGRVVAEVRTALPLTDELRQSVQQRLADKLGKDVVLKETVDPQLIGGLVVRIGDTVIDSSVAGQLESLSQRARDGLASKLIANADSFANGS
- a CDS encoding AtpZ/AtpI family protein, coding for MAGSDDDKPSYLRFAGAGLELAGAMFVPATIGYLIDSHFMWQTPWGFLIGGILGFSAGMYNFIRLANKLNQ
- the atpF gene encoding F0F1 ATP synthase subunit B; translated protein: MKLIRSSCLTALWLTLAMAIVAPAACQAADDHAAKAEAASDHETDGHEQGHAETPFLLKADPGAALWNLAIFAVVFLVLAKFIWPPILEGLQAREAKIHDDLTDAERARSTANAMLSEYQTKLDDAQTQVQSMLAEARRDAEQSKQGIIDEAKAEADRQRDRAVAEIQSAKTVAIGELASHSSAIALQLARQVVGRELNESDHADLIRKSLDNMPSKN